One window from the genome of Pseudalkalibacillus hwajinpoensis encodes:
- a CDS encoding F0F1 ATP synthase subunit epsilon: MNTLDVSVVTPDGPVYEGEAEMVSVKGTSGELGILPGHIPLVTPLTINAVRFKNGADTHVLAVSGGFVEVRPKQVTILAESAELPSDIDVERARAAKERAEERLNQAKQDNVDFKRAELALKRAINRLDLAGK; this comes from the coding sequence ATGAATACATTGGATGTCAGTGTAGTCACCCCTGACGGCCCGGTATACGAAGGGGAAGCTGAAATGGTCAGCGTAAAAGGAACTAGCGGTGAGCTAGGAATTTTACCTGGACACATTCCACTGGTTACCCCTCTTACAATCAATGCAGTTCGCTTCAAAAATGGAGCTGACACGCATGTACTGGCCGTTAGCGGTGGGTTTGTTGAAGTAAGACCAAAGCAGGTAACGATCCTTGCTGAGTCTGCAGAGCTACCTTCCGATATTGACGTGGAACGTGCACGTGCTGCGAAGGAACGAGCAGAAGAACGCTTAAATCAAGCGAAGCAGGATAATGTTGATTTCAAACGTGCTGAGCTAGCGCTTAAGCGTGCAATCAACCGCCTGGATTTGGCAGGTAAATAA
- a CDS encoding DUF1697 domain-containing protein, translating into MTSYIGLLRGVNVGGKNKLKMAELRDALTKEGLIHVKTYIQSGNVFFDSEESEEGSRRRMEQIISTEFGLKVPVVIRSATEWQSMIESCPFHEEQIAKAQENAVGESLYVAMLAEPLRADVKEKLVSYASEKEECELIGRDVFLLFHDSIRNSKLATYLTRFNEYATVRNWKTINKIADMLPNDVT; encoded by the coding sequence ATGACGAGCTATATTGGATTATTAAGAGGGGTTAACGTTGGTGGAAAAAACAAACTAAAGATGGCTGAGTTACGAGATGCCCTGACAAAGGAAGGCCTTATACATGTGAAAACGTATATACAAAGTGGAAATGTCTTTTTTGATTCAGAAGAATCGGAAGAGGGTTCAAGGAGAAGAATGGAACAAATCATCAGCACCGAGTTCGGATTGAAGGTGCCTGTAGTAATAAGGTCTGCAACAGAGTGGCAAAGCATGATCGAGAGTTGTCCGTTTCACGAGGAACAAATTGCAAAAGCGCAAGAAAATGCTGTTGGAGAAAGCCTTTATGTAGCTATGTTAGCGGAACCACTCCGGGCAGATGTTAAAGAAAAACTTGTTTCATATGCTTCCGAGAAAGAAGAGTGTGAGCTGATCGGAAGAGACGTTTTCCTTCTGTTTCATGATAGTATTCGAAATTCAAAGCTTGCGACCTACTTAACTCGATTCAATGAGTATGCGACAGTTCGAAATTGGAAAACCATTAATAAGATAGCTGACATGCTCCCTAATGATGTAACTTAA
- a CDS encoding YbgA family protein, whose protein sequence is MPDKRIRTLTEKLWAKNKYTVMAKGYEHYQKVGEALKNAQSHEELVDVYDLISESLTLPYTKKGMRTTLQHMWGYFKKQATSQEKEDFFITLNLRITPASPLTDQDIESIRSHLAVLLKKYPSDYLLQSSFVQTSRKWNDVYDQKQLKTISRNDYSE, encoded by the coding sequence ATGCCAGACAAAAGAATCAGAACGCTTACAGAGAAACTGTGGGCAAAAAACAAATATACCGTGATGGCAAAGGGATATGAACATTATCAAAAGGTGGGAGAAGCATTAAAAAACGCTCAGTCTCATGAAGAGCTAGTTGATGTTTATGATCTCATCAGTGAAAGCTTAACTCTCCCCTATACTAAAAAAGGTATGCGGACAACACTCCAACATATGTGGGGCTATTTCAAAAAACAGGCAACAAGTCAGGAAAAAGAAGATTTTTTTATAACGTTGAATCTACGAATCACTCCAGCATCGCCCCTAACCGATCAAGACATTGAAAGCATTCGTAGCCATCTTGCCGTATTACTTAAAAAGTACCCATCCGATTACTTGTTACAAAGCAGCTTTGTGCAAACGAGCAGGAAGTGGAATGATGTATATGATCAAAAACAACTAAAAACAATTTCTAGAAATGATTATTCTGAATGA
- a CDS encoding NADH-quinone oxidoreductase subunit A: MGESLNVYQNSYLFVMMFLLLGLLLPAVALTAGRFLRPSKPTPEKQTTYESGIEPFHQSWIQYNVRYYLFGLLFVIFDVETVFLYPWAVAYQKLGFFAFIEMMIFIVMLLIGLLYAWKKKVLKWI, from the coding sequence ATGGGTGAATCGCTTAACGTGTACCAAAATAGTTATCTCTTCGTAATGATGTTTCTTTTACTTGGCCTTCTCCTTCCAGCTGTTGCCCTAACAGCAGGAAGATTCCTTCGTCCTTCAAAACCAACACCGGAGAAACAAACAACCTATGAAAGCGGCATAGAGCCGTTTCACCAAAGCTGGATCCAGTATAACGTTCGCTATTATTTATTCGGACTGCTTTTTGTGATATTTGATGTCGAAACCGTTTTCTTATATCCGTGGGCGGTTGCTTATCAAAAGCTTGGTTTCTTTGCGTTCATCGAAATGATGATCTTTATTGTCATGCTCTTAATTGGCTTACTATACGCATGGAAAAAGAAGGTGCTGAAATGGATATAA
- a CDS encoding NuoB/complex I 20 kDa subunit family protein, giving the protein MDINLENITPEEYEEMKQNVFLATLENVKAWARSNSLWPLTFGLACCAIEMMGSGASHYDLDRFGTFFRTSPRQSDVMIVSGTVTKKMAPVLKRLYDQMPEPKWVIAMGSCATAGGPYIHSYAVVKGVDQIVPVDVYIPGCPPNPAALIYGINKLQEKIRYEARTGKRVTNR; this is encoded by the coding sequence ATGGATATAAACTTAGAGAATATTACACCGGAAGAATATGAAGAAATGAAGCAGAATGTGTTCCTGGCAACGCTTGAAAATGTAAAGGCCTGGGCAAGAAGCAATTCACTATGGCCGCTTACATTTGGTCTCGCATGCTGTGCAATTGAAATGATGGGTTCAGGGGCTTCCCATTACGACCTTGATCGCTTTGGAACATTTTTTCGAACATCACCAAGACAGTCTGATGTCATGATTGTATCAGGAACCGTAACGAAGAAAATGGCTCCTGTGCTAAAGCGTCTCTATGACCAAATGCCTGAACCTAAATGGGTTATCGCCATGGGTTCGTGTGCCACAGCTGGTGGCCCTTATATTCATTCCTACGCGGTCGTCAAAGGGGTCGATCAAATCGTACCTGTCGACGTATATATCCCTGGATGTCCACCTAATCCAGCAGCACTTATCTATGGAATTAATAAATTACAGGAAAAAATTCGCTATGAAGCTCGAACCGGAAAGCGGGTGACCAATCGATGA
- a CDS encoding NADH-quinone oxidoreductase subunit C: MTDGKSPEELAEEKRIAVEEAKRKAAELRQKKAAEAEKPADDLELQKKKAVAAAKAKAAALKKQKELEKNESVSEESDDLALAKKKAVAAAKAKAAALKKQKELKKDETASEDGAADLAKKKAVAAAKAKAEALKKQKKMQQNEAISKDMDTDADLAKKKAVAAAKAKAAALKKQKKGGASDISDEKAKAVAAAKAKAAAKAKAKASEENEEPVEETPSPNQPVLDRYLHIIQQNLGDDLLEDAYINRLAKDVPTLVAKKHTYLKLAQFLKHNELLAFDYLSETHGTDFESHMEIYNHLYSYQNSQSVALKVKIDRDEPVIDSLTSLWVGADWPEREGFDLLGIVFKGHPNLTRIMMPDDWVGHPLRKDYEPYDVEV; encoded by the coding sequence ATGACAGATGGCAAATCACCTGAAGAGCTAGCAGAAGAAAAGCGGATAGCGGTCGAAGAGGCAAAACGGAAAGCCGCTGAGTTACGACAAAAGAAGGCCGCTGAAGCTGAGAAACCGGCAGACGACCTAGAGCTTCAGAAGAAAAAAGCAGTGGCTGCTGCAAAGGCCAAAGCAGCTGCCCTCAAGAAGCAAAAAGAACTGGAAAAAAATGAATCAGTAAGTGAAGAGTCAGACGACCTAGCGTTAGCGAAAAAGAAGGCTGTCGCAGCAGCAAAAGCCAAAGCAGCAGCTCTCAAGAAGCAAAAAGAATTGAAGAAGGATGAAACAGCCAGCGAAGATGGAGCCGCTGATCTAGCGAAAAAGAAAGCAGTAGCAGCCGCAAAGGCGAAAGCGGAGGCTCTCAAGAAGCAAAAAAAAATGCAGCAGAATGAAGCAATAAGCAAGGATATGGATACCGATGCTGATCTAGCGAAAAAGAAAGCAGTAGCGGCTGCAAAGGCCAAAGCTGCAGCACTTAAAAAGCAGAAAAAGGGTGGAGCGTCTGATATTTCAGATGAGAAAGCAAAAGCGGTAGCTGCCGCAAAAGCGAAGGCGGCTGCAAAGGCGAAAGCAAAAGCATCTGAAGAAAACGAAGAGCCTGTAGAAGAGACCCCTTCACCGAATCAACCTGTCCTTGACCGCTATCTTCACATCATTCAACAAAATCTTGGTGACGATCTTTTAGAAGACGCTTATATTAATCGTCTTGCAAAAGACGTTCCGACGCTCGTTGCTAAAAAACACACGTACTTGAAGCTCGCCCAATTTCTTAAACACAATGAGCTTCTCGCTTTTGACTATCTTTCAGAAACGCATGGAACAGATTTTGAATCGCATATGGAAATTTACAATCATCTTTACTCCTATCAGAACAGCCAGAGCGTAGCGCTCAAGGTGAAGATAGATCGAGACGAACCAGTTATTGATTCCCTCACGTCCCTTTGGGTAGGGGCGGACTGGCCCGAACGTGAGGGATTTGATTTACTAGGCATCGTGTTTAAAGGGCATCCCAATTTAACACGAATTATGATGCCTGATGACTGGGTAGGGCATCCCCTTCGAAAAGATTATGAGCCGTATGATGTGGAGGTGTAG